ggtcctggtaaagcaccttgtcttcatcttccagcagctcccactccttctgtGTGAAATGCAGAGCCACGTCCtcgaacacctcccggagctgcagtcaCAAGCGTTACACTATCAGtgtctcctgctccagctgcctctaTCCCCAACAGTCCTATCCGCATTCACTCTGTATTACAAAGATCTGAAGCTTAGTCATGATAGGtaggtaggggtgcactgatacagattttgggggctggtattgatagccaatttttaaggagggaTATTGGCTGATAcaatccaatttccgatacacaGCCCGGCAggttgaagagcagtgtctggccagtaagtctgttgtggtggaaggggttggggaaggggcgtgaggagggcagatcaaggtccctgtggtgagggaggcagtggggctgaggtaggtgctgcccagcccaggtggggccgggtgtggggtggagccacagctcatccagggggatgaggggtggctcctgccatgacatgcatcccaggaggggatggggagcatgtgcccctggatctgtgcggggcagggtgggctgctgctgcaggctggggcagtgggagctgagccgggctgcacttggggcagaagtggcagcactgggaagggaggtgggggcgCTGCAGCCCTCCTCCCAGTAGTGCCTCCTCCCAGCagcgccactgcctgccctgagcgtagcccggcccagccccccccaccgcCAGGAAGAGCCAGATGCAGCCCCGggtccagcctgcagcggcagcccaccctgacTCACGGAGATACAGGGACACacttcccccatgccctcccaggtttCATGCAGCAGCGGAAGgcggccccccacccccgctctccctgcaccccccagataaGCCACgactccatcctgtgccctgctccaccctgtctgggcagcgcctgccccagccccactccctctctcactgcagaggtctcaatctgcccccacacgcccattccctgccccttccccttctaccacaacagacttaccagctggattcAGCTCTTGAAGCTGCAAGGCTGTGCTCCTCAttgcctacatgctgtgctgcgGTTGGGCACATGCTCGTGTCGTTTATTGGCCATATTATCAGCCACTCATGCAAAAAAACCGCCAATTTCCATACAGTCAAGGGTATTTGCATTGGTCTggtatcagatcagcaccgatatatcGGTGTACCTCTACAGGTGGGGGTACACAATTTCCCATTATTCGGCTGACATGTTATGTGGACACAGAGCTCTGTACACATTTGAGTTAGTGTGTGTGCCCAAGCCATCTCATTCTGGGAGATGTGCAGCTAATTTAGCTGGCATAAGGTGCTACCCCAGTGCAGACTTTGTAGTGTGGGTGCACCAAGTCTTCCTGGGGAAGCTATATTCATGGCAGTGACACGCAGGACGAACCCCTGCCTGGGAGCGGGGACCACAGGAATTCTCCTTCTCCACCAGACACCGCCCCAGGGAACTCtagggcctggcacagtgaggtcaggagtttcttttcccttcccatgTGGCTTTGGGATGGGAAGCTAAGAGCCTAGAGTGAGACTGGATGGCCCCATACAACACATGGGACCTCCCTGATGTCTCACCTGAGCAGGGGTTGCTGTAGACATCCCTGCTGTGTCTGGCACAGGAGTGGAAATGAAGGGATGGAGAAGGAGAAGCTGGAAGAGGGAATGTGGATCTCCAAATGCAGAGACATGTTGGGGTAGGTTGGACTCGTTGCGAAGTAAGTTTCTATGGAAGAAGAATTGTGGCTTTCAAACTCTAGGATCTGTCATATTGTAGGCTCTGGAAATGGAGTCACATAAGGTCTGGACTCTTCCGGGCAAAGTTACACCTGTGGGCATGGAGGTGGTTTCTAGGGATGGTATCAGCTCTGGGGTGTCTTTTTTCCCCACCAGACAGTGGTATAAAGGGACAGAGTCAGGTATTCATTTCACGTTCTTGCTGGTTGTACAAATACTGACTTTCTTTATCCTTACATACATCTAGTTCAGATATGGGGACTCCCTATACATACTTACAAATGGCAACACCAGGGGCATGCACATGGCCTCCACAAATGCCAATATTTTTATGACAGACCTGGAAGTCTGTTTCCTCCATAGCTGCATCTCATCCCCTTCATATAGCTAAGGTACGTCAGTGGCATCTGCATCGTATGGACAGATGGAAAAGAACCCCTAGAGAAATGTCACCAGGATtttaacaacttccacccctccctcaaaTTAAACTGGAATATTCCACCAAGCCAAGCCTACTCATTTCCTAGACACCCATGGTGAAGGGCTGCGAAGGCTACATTGCCACCACATTGCATCAGAAACTCACCCACTACCACACCTGGCTTTCATCCTAAGTACATCACCAGACCCATCATCCGCAGCCTGGTTCTACACTACGTTATCTGTTTCAATACCTCCCACCCACCGGGATACAAAGCTTAAGTGCCCAGACCGGACATTCCTACAAGTACAATACAATCCCCAAACTGTTGTCACTGCAAGCAACAAAGCCAGGCTCACACCTCGCTCCAACCTATTGCAATACCAACCTGGGAACAAGGACAAAAGAGCGCCATTGCTAGGCTCAGCTACAGCCCCCAGCTCAAAAACCTTGGACACATCATGAATGACAACCCCTTTCAATGTAGCCACGAGGGACAAACTAGTCCTGGCTTACCGGCAGCCCCACAACCTCAAGCAGCTTCTCTGTAAcaacaggctacctaactccCAGTCTCACCAAGGTGCCAGGCCTTACAACGGACCCAAATGCAAACTGTGCTCCCTCCTCAATACACACCACAGCCTCGCTAAACCAAATAATATGGATGTTAGCATCTGAGGGGTTTTCATCCCAAACTCTACCCTTCCCATATAGGCCATTTCCTGCTTAcaatgcccctctgctgtctacgcTGGCAGATGGTGCAATCCCTACAGGAAGGACTGAACGAACCCCAATCTGACATCAGGTCAGGAAGACACAAAGGCTTGCGACAGGGCACTTTAAGCTCTCTGGATGGTCCACTGCTGACCTCGTAGGTGCTGTTCTGAGACCAAAACTATAAAAAACAAACTTGAATGTGGAATTGGgcaacaagaaatcatccatagGCTGGACTGTGTTCAAatagggactatggattcttatcctatTACCTAGATTAGCTTCGGTGTCCCCCTTGTGCATGTGGGTCTCTACGTACTTTCCCCTTTCCCAGCACTatccccactcccacctccctccttccTGTATTTGGTGTTCGAAAGACCCTCTCTATTTGACAGTCTGGCCTGGGCATATTCTTTCATTGCATCTGAAGAAATGAGTTTGGCTTTGGAAATTTTTTTCCTATGCCtctctgattcaattagttgGTAAAGTGCAAatttatcctgccttctgcctgacctcagaCTAACACAGGTAACTAGCAGCCAGTTGTGCTGATTACTGCTACCAAACTGCCTGCCCATGAGGCGTCTCAGGCACTGGCTGATCTGGAAGACCCTGCTGGCATCCCCTGGAGAGACCCTCTATGCTCATCAGTCCTAGCCAGGCTGGAGAAGAGTTGCTGGGCTCAGCAGTAGAGACCATTGCTCCCTATTTCCTGGTGCTGGCTGAGTGTCACGATGTACCCAGAGGGGCTCTTTCTTGGTTCTTCAGGTCTTAAAATGTTCTATTTGATCAGTTCCTAGAGACAGCTGAGGTTGCACttctggaggcagagggagccctGACTCCATGGACTCTAACCAGGCCTTCCAGTGCCAGCAACCCTGGATATTGGCATTTGGAAGAGAGTTCCTGCTACTGTCAGCTTCCTCTTatcactcttcaggtctctccACTACCCAAAATTCTTCTCTGAACCCCTGGTTCCTCCTCACCTCTGACTGAACTCCACTCTCACCCCAAACTGAACCTGGTGCCTTGCTCACCTCCAAGCTCTCCCAATGCTTTGGAGGACTGACTGGCCCCTTCTGCACTTGGCCTGGCTCTGATGTTCGGGAGCCTCTCTCTCCCAGTCTCCCTGAGGACGTCCTCTGCATCTCCAAGTTTACAGGCCCTTGCTCGGGAGGCTGCTGATCAGCTTTaatcagggtcccagcacctgcaggTTGGAGAGGAGAATGCGCATGTTagctctgctgctgccggcaCGGGGAAAGCCCTGCTTGTCTCCTGTACTGGCCTGTAACTGAGCCAGCCGGAGGCATCAGCGTGTGGAAGAAGGGTGAGAAAGAAAACTCACAGTCCCACAGCTCTTGCTCACAGACCTCCATGGGTACAAAGCTAGACATGAGATCCAATCACTTTGTCCCAGTGCAGGCTGTTGATCAAGACACCGTgtcagagcctgcagggacatcACTCCCTGGGCAAGAAGTTCGAGGGATGTTGGTGCAATGTCAGGATCCACGTTttaaggggagagggaagggaagcgTAAGGCCAGTCTACTTCAGGACATGTGAAATGCTTCCAGGGGCACTGGCAGAACAAGAAAAGCAGACCTGTTGGAGGactgaatctatgaaaatgtgaCAAGGAGACTTCTCCACGGAGGgacgctgcctcctgctgctggaaaggGGAGAACCAGCACTTCTTacctgctcctggggaagggcctCCTCCAGGGCACCAGCCTGAGCAGCTTTCATCTGTTGACCACTCCCAGGTCTCCTCAGCATCGGGGGAATCTGCAGCAGGACAAAGGCATGGGGCTAACTGTACGTGAACCAGCCATACATCACTGGGGAAACATTTCCCGATACCTGCACCGGCCCTTGATTGGGGCACAGAGGGCTCATGGGGGAACAAGAGAGTTGATCACTGATCCTTACAACTTCTGTGACATCACTGGTTGTTACCATGGCAACACTGCAAGCCCCAAACAAGATAAAGCCTCTTTCTGCTGGGAGCTGTACACATGCAGTGAGAAAGatcaggggctcccagccagggcGCTGCCCACCAAGAGATCAAAGCCCCATCTCAACCCTGCCAGGTGCTTATAGATACTGTGGCTGGCTGTATCGCAGGCAGGGGCAGACATCTGAACCTCACACCCTGGACGCAGGACAGCCACTTGGGCACCCAGACCCATGCCCTGGCCTGGTCCAATACCCgacctgctgctggttccttggACCTGAAACCtcttttccagccctgttttctttttagttGCCCCACCAAATCAACTGACCTATACCCAATTACCAAACTTAATaactggggggggtggagggtggtaaCTATTGCTCCATATCAAGCCCCTGTTAACCTTATACATCAAACAGGCTGACCTGACTCCTCATCAGGTTGGGCCTCCTCTTTGGGGACACGAGGCCCTGGGGTTTCCCACTGTCCTGTCTCCTCCAAAGTCCTGTTTGTAGCAGAGGCCTTTGGCTCCTCCAGCCGGGAACCACCAGGGTCCTGCAGCGCCCCCATGAGCTGCAACTCGTCTGAGGATGCCTCCTCGAACTTCATGCTCACTGTGACCTGGGGACAAGATTTATAcgtcactggggagctgggaactgGAAGAgacgggggtgggagggaacatCCCACGAACCCATGGAGGtgcaggtggcagcactgaggaCTGCGGTGAAACGAACCCTCTCACCTGGAGCGTCtcgtcctcctcctgccccagctgaaccccctcggccagggccacggcctgggcgcAGGTCTCCACGCcgcgcccccactcccagctccgcgtctcccggggcaggatggccaggaactgctccagcaccaccagctccagcatctgctccttgctgcggcgctggggctccagccagcgctgggcCAGCTCCCGCAGCCGGCCGCATACCTCCCGCGGCCCCGCGCCTTCCCGGTAGCGGAGGCCCCGGAAGCGCTGGCGCCAGGCGTGCGGGGCGGGGAGGTCGTGCCCCGGTGCCGGCGGGGGGGTCTCCGAGGGCAGCTCGGGCAGAGAAGGGGGCTGCGTGGCCTGcttcacctcctgcccctggatcTCCCAGCGCTGCACcggctcctcctgcagctgcagcttgactgGCCGTGGGGCCGGCCAGGCTGGGGACGCCCCGCCCGTGCCAGCCTGCACCAGCTGAAGGACTCCTGCCGGGAGCCGCCCCGGCTCCTGCCCCTCCACGGGCCCCGGGGCGGCGCGGGGGAGGCGCGCGGCTGCCACCGGCTCCAGCGCAGCCGCCATCGTCCCCTCGGGAGCCGCCTCGCCGCAGCCCCCGGGGCCTGGGCTCTCGCTCTGCCCGCGCTCCTGCAGGCGCCTCCGCCACGTCCGGTCCCGGGGCCTGCGGGGAGGGAGATGTCAGCGCGCGACGGGAGACCGGgaccccgcgccccgccccgccccgccccgcgggctcatcgctccctcctgccccacacggGCTGCCGCACCGGCTGGCTCCAGGGGCTGcaacccccgccccgccccgcccccggccccgcacGGCGCTCGGCCTGGCCGGCTCTGCAGCCCCCGGGCCCCCCCCGCCCGCGGTGCCCCGCAGCCCCGCCCGCACCCACCGCCTCCCGCCGCTGCCCAGCCCGAGCCCCGCTGGGAGACCATAGAGTCGCGGTCTTCCAGAGGGGAGGCGCGGCGGGGAAACCATAGAGTCGCGGTTCTCCACCAGAGCGGGCGCGGAAGCTGCCCCTGGGGCGACCGCAAAGCGGATGCACCTGGCCCGTGGGCGGGCGCGGCGCGGGGTGTGGGGTCCCCTGGCCGCGGCGGGGAAGTAGGGGCTGAGAGCCGctcgggggcggggcggggcggggcccggcTGTCCTGGTGTCCCTGGAAGCCCTTCCCGCGGCCCGGAGCGAACTGCGCTCGTGTTgtccctccgcctctcctcacACGGGGAGTCGTGGCTCGGGCCCGCGGCCCCCCGTGTCTCCCGCAGGGAGCGATGTCCACGAAGGATCTGGCATACGATTTCCAGAAATGTTGAAGCCATGGGATAAAAAGGGGGGTTTTCAGGGAAAAACCCAGAAATGCTGGGGAAACGCATGCAATACTTACTTCCTTAGCACCCTTTACAGATCGAAATCCACGTTGCAACTTTCAAGAACGTAAAGTGTATTATTATGTGTAATTTGGTTTGCTCGTAAAATTATGTTTGGAATATTaagttaaaaatataatttattcagGCAGTAATTACAAATTTACTAGCTGAacttactttaaaatgtttttgatttttgttacaaatggagctGCAAGCTGCTGCGCTCTCAGGAACCTGCCATCTCCTAGGCTGTGCCGGGTAATGAGAAGCGGGCAGAAATTAGAGTTGGAAATAGCAGAAGCCATTAACATCttagtaaaacaaagaaagttattaTATATTCTGGACTTAGTCTCCTCCACCGTGTCGAGCAGATACAGAAAGCACTCGCCTGTGCAAAAAGCCGAGAGAATTAAGAAAGAAAACCCCAAGACTcattgaatacaaattttgctacGTGAAACTTTGTCTAAACTCTGAGCTATCACTGtcagcagtttctgcttcttctCATCCTTCATTTTTATCGTCTTCATGCGgttctgaaaactgaaggtttCCCCAGATTGAGAGAAACTTCTCTACTCTTTCACgtgttagtttatttcttgatttggtgcAAGGATTTCCAAACGTAGACCCGTTTCTTTCACGTGCTGCAGAAGATGGAGAAATCTGAAGTAGGCAAGAAGCAAGAGGACTCAGAGGTTTACATGggttatgaaaatatactaatgtggctaaaatatagtttaatattgaattcagagaaatttaaactcttacttttcaataaagaagtaaactttctttcagctcctttgtgctgcttctgtacttctgtggatctcaaggtcatggggccaggagggggcaggctccttccaactccaaaacctttagacttgctctgtctcctctcctgaggCTTTTGAGCAAGCGGGGCAATAAGCTCCTTGTTTCCAATCTCTACAGGAacaaatggctgctgctgctagtgtccactcccagtcctttgatgcctagtcaggaggacaggagcagatccaCCAACCTCTAGATCAAAAGTCAGCAACAGAGGAAGGCCACAAGCAAAGAATCCTCCTTCCTTCTGTGAAAATggcagtgccccaggggcagaaatgcatcttgctcttgcatttgagagttgtCCTGGATGGCTTGTCCTCGGTGCACAGGAATTGTAATGATTGGTACTGTAGATAGTTGTCTGTAAAAGTCTTCCTATTACATAGTTTATTAGAAAACGTTTTTGGGGAGTAAAAGGTAGCAATATATGAAAACTTtgtcttaaatattttattcatcattctaaaaaaatatttcataagttttgtttttttttaatttttccaaaaatgttcaatttttaggaaaaaaacataagtagtcctcaggaaaaaaaaacaaaccgccccctcccccccatttttctgttttttttctgaccttTCACATCTCTAGTCTTGCAGTGGCTCTTCGTGCTGCTAGTGtgctgtcccctctgcccctgcaatGGCCGATGGGGATGTGGTACCCTTTCTTGTGGCCACCGCTAGGCCCAGGGGACCCAGCCAGGCCCAGTGCTCCTTGGTGCCCTGGTTTTCTACTGCCCTCAACTGCTGCAGCGCTTATCAGAGGAacctgccaccacctgcactAACTGCCATTGCACCACCTTTGATCTGTCCTTCAAGGAGCCAGGCTGAGACAAGTGGACCTCAGCTCCAACCTCTCCCACTACTGTCACGGCAGGTGCTCTGA
This sequence is a window from Alligator mississippiensis isolate rAllMis1 chromosome 15, rAllMis1, whole genome shotgun sequence. Protein-coding genes within it:
- the LOC106737850 gene encoding zinc finger protein 263, producing the protein MASTFLEIVCQILRGHRSLRETRGAAGPSHDSPCEERRRDNTSAVRSGPREGLPGTPGQPGPAPPRPRAALSPYFPAAARGPHTPRRARPRARCIRFAVAPGAASAPALVENRDSMVSPPRLPSGRPRLYGLPAGLGLGSGGRRPRDRTWRRRLQERGQSESPGPGGCGEAAPEGTMAAALEPVAAARLPRAAPGPVEGQEPGRLPAGVLQLVQAGTGGASPAWPAPRPVKLQLQEEPVQRWEIQGQEVKQATQPPSLPELPSETPPPAPGHDLPAPHAWRQRFRGLRYREGAGPREVCGRLRELAQRWLEPQRRSKEQMLELVVLEQFLAILPRETRSWEWGRGVETCAQAVALAEGVQLGQEEDETLQVTVSMKFEEASSDELQLMGALQDPGGSRLEEPKASATNRTLEETGQWETPGPRVPKEEAQPDEESDSPDAEETWEWSTDESCSGWCPGGGPSPGAGAGTLIKADQQPPEQGPVNLEMQRTSSGRLGERGSRTSEPGQVQKGPVSPPKHWESLELREVFEDVALHFTQKEWELLEDEDKVLYQDQMLRNYQALVSLGYQGPTPDLICRIQRGEVELWVCEDEDQEKILKLEDLSPDSCDMEATWDLSAEDTSVDSFPAPDLSLQAGGAWLLSRAEEQVSEEVCANLEPTQTSPGCLGEMDSVRPEKDPWHKGQGRPQKQKENVAVNQLLSAVGRELYTQNGDQPHHCTKCGKSFSQPSNLARHWCVHTREKPHQYSDCGKSFPHSSVLAKNQPIHTGEKSHPCLYCGKSFSRPSCLTRHQLIHTREKPHRCSLCGKSFTCSSHLAEHQRLHLGEKPHRCSECGKSFTRPSHLAEHQRVHTGEKPHRCSECGKSFTRSSNLARHKLTHTGEKLHRCSECGRTFICYSYLAEHQLIHMREATSVLGVWEELDSILPLGTVPVHPHPGASIILQAMNGGLGDVHLLSTHQ